Genomic window (Methanosphaera sp. WGK6):
CAACGACCACATGCATATCTGTCACCGTGGTCTGCCATGAAGATACCATGTGAACATCTTACACATTCAGGATTTTTTCTTACAATTTTACCGTCTTTAACTTCATATAATTCATATTTTTTTGACATTATAATATCCCCATTTTGTTGTATCTATTCTGCATCTTCAGCTTCTTCAGCAACTTCTTCAGCAGGTTCTTCATTTTTTGCAATTACAGCTTTTGTTTCAATTTCATTTAATTTTTCAATGGAATCATAAATTTTTGCTAATCCAACTGCTGTTGCAACTCCATAATTTGGCTTCATGTTGTCCACCACTAGGAGATCGTTAGATGAGTCTTCTAAAGCAACGAGTTTATGTTTTACATCTAAAATATTAGGTGTTCCTTCAGCAGGATATTCACATTCAAATTTAATTTCAGTCCTATTTAATAATGGGTTTTCTTTTTTCTCAATGATTTTTATTTCCATATTATCGTTATTCCTTAATTAATTGTTTATAATAATTTTCAGCTTTATTAAAAGCTTCATCAGTTTTAACCAAAACAACACCTTCTTTTGGTTGACCATAAAGAATAAGAGTGTCTTTTGGTGCATTTAATATACAGGGCAATACTGCTAAATCTTCTTCACCATTAACTACAATAATTACAGGTTCGTTAGATGTAGCTGTGTTTATTGAATCTATAATTAACTCAATTAATTCATCAGTTAATGTCCCTGCAGGATTATCAACATATTTAATGTTATCTGTATGATTTAAGGTATTTTGTACTGGATGTCTTTCAACTAAATTATCTACTATACAAATTTGTGGTTGTAATTGTAAATCAACAAGTTTTCTTGTTGTAACATCACCAATACCAATTATAAGTTTATCTTCGGATAATTGTTCTTGTAGTGGATTTTCAATTAAATTAATGGACTTGTGCAATTCACCTAATGGTTTTTTTAATTCCGTTCTTAAAGATTTTGGTAGTTTTAGCACAATTAATCTCCTTCAATTATTTTCTGACTTTTAATGCATATCTGCCAGGTGAATTAATATTTAATTCATTAGCTAAATCTGATTCATCAGGATCGATCACTACTATTAATCCTGTCCAATTACTTGATGTTTCTGTTCCACATAAAGGACAAACCTTTTCAAATGTCACATATTTACATCTTGGACATGCTCTTTCAGCCATTTTAAGTCTCCTTAAACTTGTTCATACTTATTTTCTATTTTTTTCTTTTTCTTCTTCAATCCATTCGAAACGTCCTAATCCAGGTTGTCTCATAGTTAAACCGATTTTACAATCTTTAGTGGAGTCGCCTTTCATACTTAATGCAACAATTCTTGCACGAACAAAATCTGTTTCATCAAGTGATTTATTTGATTCATTTGCTATTAAAGCTCCACGTTTTACATCATAATTAATATAATCATTAGTTATTTGTGAAACGTGAACTAATCCATCCATTGGACCAATTCTTACAAATGCACCAAATTCAATAATTTCAATTACTTCTCCA
Coding sequences:
- a CDS encoding GTP-dependent dephospho-CoA kinase family protein; the protein is MLKLPKSLRTELKKPLGELHKSINLIENPLQEQLSEDKLIIGIGDVTTRKLVDLQLQPQICIVDNLVERHPVQNTLNHTDNIKYVDNPAGTLTDELIELIIDSINTATSNEPVIIVVNGEEDLAVLPCILNAPKDTLILYGQPKEGVVLVKTDEAFNKAENYYKQLIKE
- a CDS encoding 30S ribosomal protein S24e; this encodes MEIKIIEKKENPLLNRTEIKFECEYPAEGTPNILDVKHKLVALEDSSNDLLVVDNMKPNYGVATAVGLAKIYDSIEKLNEIETKAVIAKNEEPAEEVAEEAEDAE
- the spt4 gene encoding transcription elongation factor subunit Spt4 translates to MAERACPRCKYVTFEKVCPLCGTETSSNWTGLIVVIDPDESDLANELNINSPGRYALKVRK
- a CDS encoding 30S ribosomal protein S27ae, giving the protein MSKKYELYEVKDGKIVRKNPECVRCSHGIFMADHGDRYACGRCGYTQWKNE
- a CDS encoding DNA-directed RNA polymerase produces the protein MATIEDTVRVPPNMFDQPLEEVAAEILNRKYVGKVDKNLGILVMVTDILEHNQGKVVIGDGSAFYHIKFDALFYKPMLHEVIDGEVIEIIEFGAFVRIGPMDGLVHVSQITNDYINYDVKRGALIANESNKSLDETDFVRARIVALSMKGDSTKDCKIGLTMRQPGLGRFEWIEEEKEKNRK